From one Lolium rigidum isolate FL_2022 chromosome 4, APGP_CSIRO_Lrig_0.1, whole genome shotgun sequence genomic stretch:
- the LOC124648581 gene encoding putative inorganic phosphate transporter 1-13 — MFTTWPARRHACSSLFCHLNGVGSAMLYRMLDAVTSVKCETRRARKQIKVLQALDVAGTQLYHFTTIVIAGMGFFTDAYDLFSVSLIADLLGRIYYNSADGKLPSDVAGAVSAVALCGTLLGQLFFGWLGDRMGRKRIYGVTLKLMVVCSLASGLSFHYKPKCIIATLCFFRFWLGFGVGGDYPLSATIMSEYANKRTRGAFIAAVFAMQGLGNLAAGAVVLALSARFKNTAAYETDPVGQADYVWRIVLMLGAVPALLTYYWRMKMPETARYTALIAKNLKLAASDMAAVLDIDIVPEKEEADAIERNEEYGLFSMDFLRRHGRQLLSTTVCWFVLDVVFYSLNLFMKDIFSGIGWFGDASQMSPLEQTYEIARTQAIIVVSGSLPGYFLTVLLVDRIGRIKIQLMGFTMMTIFMIGLAASYKFWSSPSMHAGFAIMYAFTLFFANFGPNSTTFILPTEIFPTRLRSTCNGISAAGGKCGAIIGVLWFQYSQTSIRSSLLLLAGCNLVGIMFTLALPETKGMSLEDITGEMEEVSEPSEESATVAEAEFIHSVEIS, encoded by the exons ATGTTCACAACCTGGCCTGCTCGTAGGCACGCGTGCAGCTCCCTTTTCTGCCACCTGAATGGCGTCGGGAGCGCCATGCTCTACCGCATGCTGGACGCGGTGACGTCGGTGAAATGCGAGACGCGAAGGGCTCGCAAGCAGATCAAGGTGCTCCAGGCCCTGGACGTGGCCGGGACGCAGCTGTATCACTTCACCACCATTGTCATCGCCGGCATGGGCTTCTTCACAGACGCCTACGACCTCTTCTCTGTCTCCCTCATCGCCGACCTCCTCGGCCGTATCTACTACAATTCAGCGGACGGCAAGCTCCCCAGCGACGTCGCAGGTGCCGTCAGCGCTGTGGCTCTCTGTGGCACGCTCCTGGGGCAGCTCTTCTTCGGCTGGCTCGGCGACAGGATGGGGCGGAAGCGAATCTACGGCGTCACGCTCAAGCTCATGGTGGTGTGCTCGCTCGCGTCCGGCCTCTCCTTCCACTACAAGCCCAAGTGCATCATAGCCACGCTGTGCTTCTTCCGCTTCTGGCTTGGCTTCGGCGTCGGCGGCGACTATCCGCTCTCGGCGACCATCATGTCGGAGTACGCCAACAAGAGGACTCGCGGGGCCTTCATCGCCGCGGTCTTCGCCATGCAG GGTCTTGGGAATTTGGCTGCTGGTGCCGTCGTTCTGGCGCTCTCCGCGAGATTTAAGAACACGGCCGCGTACGAGACTGACCCAGTTGGGCAAGCGGACTATGTATGGCGCATCGTGCTCATGCTCGGCGCCGTTCCTGCACTACTCACCTATTACTGGCGCATGAAGATGCCTGAGACGGCGCGCTACACCGCCCTCATCGCCAAGAACCTGAAGCTCGCGGCGTCGGACATGGCCGCGGTCCTCGACATCGACATCGTGCCCGAGAAAGAAGAGGCGGACGCCATAGAGAGGAATGAAGAGTACGGCTTGTTCTCCATGGATTTCcttcgccgccacggccgccagCTCCTCAGCACCACCGTGTGCTGGTTCGTCCTCGACGTCGTCTTCTACTcgctcaacctcttcatgaaggacATCTTCAGCGGCATCGGCTGGTTTGGGGACGCGAGCCAGATGAGCCCGCTCGAGCAGACTTACGAGATAGCCCGCACGCAGGCCATCATCGTGGTCAGCGGCTCTCTTCCGGGGTACTTCctcaccgtcctcctcgtcgaccGCATCGGCCGCATCAAAATCCAGCTCATGGGCTTCACCATGATGACCATCTTCATGATCGGCCTCGCTGCCTCCTACAAGTTCTGGTCCAGTCCCAGCATGCACGCGGGCTTTGCCATCATGTACGCCTTCACCCTCTTCTTCGCCAACTTCGGCCCCAACTCCACCACCTTCATCCTGCCGACCGAGATATTCCCCACGCGGCTGCGCTCGACGTGCAACGGCATATCAGCTGCCGGGGGCAAGTGTGGTGCCATCATCGGCGTGCTCTGGTTCCAGTACTCTCAGACGAGTATCCGCAGCTCGCTGCTCCTGCTGGCAGGGTGCAACCTGGTTGGAATTATGTTCACGCTTGCCTTGCCGGAGACCAAAGGGATGTCACTCGAGGATATCACCGGGGAGATGGAGGAAGTGAGCGAGCCATCAGAAGAATCTGCCACCGTTGCTGAAGCTGAGTTCATCCACAGCGTGGAAATTTCGTGA